A region from the Bradyrhizobium erythrophlei genome encodes:
- a CDS encoding PilN domain-containing protein: MKQFETIGAVLKAWVGSVAAAIIAGFDRVVSPRVVRLIEDEQGGFAVEAAKSDNLPARLAFADGAFSAPNLGPVLKGSRVEIVLQPTRFLFRPLELPARASDFLEGIVRAQIDRLTPWNASEAVFGCSAPVESGTESITTVIAATTRKVAMSYVQAVSGFYPAAVAVCTDVAGRNAGRVKVFEQKARGHLDAARLSRALLIALGIAAAAALLSAMAATYIGNDLGTQEGELALQISKWRAAIRSGSDGDRSPIAALERRKHETPASVLVLDALSQILPDNTYVTELHLAGNKLQIAGITRDAPSLIPLIEQSRHFTRATFYAPTTRSPSDPGERFHIEARIEPKNTANP, encoded by the coding sequence ATGAAGCAATTTGAAACCATCGGCGCGGTCCTCAAGGCATGGGTGGGCAGCGTGGCCGCCGCGATTATCGCCGGTTTCGACCGCGTGGTGTCGCCGCGCGTGGTCAGGCTGATCGAGGACGAACAGGGCGGCTTCGCGGTCGAGGCGGCAAAGTCGGACAATCTGCCGGCGCGGCTCGCGTTCGCGGATGGCGCGTTTTCCGCGCCCAACCTCGGGCCGGTCCTGAAGGGAAGCCGGGTCGAGATCGTGCTCCAGCCGACGCGTTTCCTGTTTCGTCCGCTTGAACTGCCGGCGCGGGCGTCGGATTTCCTCGAGGGCATCGTGCGGGCCCAGATCGACCGCCTGACGCCGTGGAACGCCAGCGAGGCCGTGTTCGGTTGCAGCGCGCCCGTCGAAAGCGGTACCGAGAGCATCACCACGGTGATCGCGGCCACCACGCGCAAGGTCGCGATGAGCTATGTGCAGGCGGTCTCCGGCTTCTATCCCGCCGCGGTCGCCGTCTGCACCGATGTCGCCGGGCGCAACGCCGGCCGCGTCAAGGTATTCGAACAGAAGGCGCGGGGACATCTGGATGCCGCGCGCCTGAGCCGGGCGCTCCTGATCGCGCTCGGCATCGCCGCCGCGGCCGCGCTGCTGTCGGCGATGGCGGCGACCTACATCGGGAACGATCTCGGGACGCAGGAAGGCGAGCTTGCGTTGCAGATCTCGAAGTGGCGCGCCGCCATTCGCTCAGGCAGTGACGGTGACCGCTCGCCGATCGCGGCGCTGGAGCGGCGCAAACACGAAACGCCCGCCAGCGTACTGGTGCTCGACGCGCTGAGCCAGATATTGCCTGACAATACCTATGTCACCGAACTGCATCTGGCCGGCAACAAGCTGCAGATCGCCGGCATCACCCGCGACGCGCCGTCGCTGATCCCGCTGATCGAGCAGTCCCGGCATTTCACCCGCGCCACCTTCTATGCCCCGACGACGCGATCGCCCTCCGATCCCGGCGAGCGTTTCCATATCGAGGCGCGGATCGAACCGAAGAACACGGCGAACCCATGA
- a CDS encoding type II secretion system protein GspH, with protein MERPPILPVARAERSGERGFALIEIVCMLAIIGLLAAIILPALPRATTRAKLESYAVETAALLKADRNTALRRQIPVKTTIDAEARSIRSGVTGRIVRLPKDVTLEAMLASRCGDRTAGRSIDFFPSGMSCGGAIALARPGMGYEIRVNWLTGGVDIVPKKLL; from the coding sequence GTGGAACGGCCACCGATATTGCCAGTGGCGCGCGCTGAGCGAAGCGGCGAGCGTGGTTTCGCGCTGATCGAGATCGTGTGCATGCTCGCGATTATCGGCCTGCTCGCGGCCATCATCCTGCCGGCGCTGCCGCGGGCGACGACGCGGGCCAAGCTCGAAAGCTACGCGGTGGAGACCGCGGCGTTGCTGAAGGCCGATCGCAACACGGCGCTGCGCCGGCAAATCCCGGTCAAGACGACGATCGACGCCGAAGCGCGCTCGATCCGTTCCGGCGTCACCGGCCGCATTGTCCGCCTGCCCAAGGATGTCACGCTGGAGGCGATGTTGGCATCGCGATGCGGCGATCGAACCGCCGGCAGGTCGATCGATTTCTTTCCCTCGGGCATGTCGTGTGGCGGCGCGATCGCGCTGGCGCGTCCAGGGATGGGATATGAAATTCGCGTCAACTGGCTGACGGGAGGCGTCGATATTGTCCCGAAGAAACTGCTCTGA
- a CDS encoding BrnA antitoxin family protein gives MRNIKNTKKKGYGASDLREVSNNPEWTRKDFARARPFAEALPELAASIRKGRGPNKAPTKKLVSLRLSRQVLEAYKAKGPNWQSRIDEDLRRINKIK, from the coding sequence ATGCGGAACATCAAGAACACTAAGAAGAAGGGTTATGGGGCCAGCGATCTTCGCGAAGTGAGCAATAATCCGGAATGGACCAGGAAAGACTTCGCCAGGGCGCGACCATTTGCAGAAGCCTTGCCCGAACTCGCTGCATCGATCCGTAAAGGTCGCGGCCCGAACAAGGCTCCGACGAAAAAGCTGGTTTCTCTCCGGCTATCCAGGCAAGTGCTTGAAGCGTACAAAGCCAAGGGACCGAACTGGCAGTCACGGATCGATGAGGACTTGCGCCGCATCAACAAGATCAAATGA
- the gspG gene encoding type II secretion system major pseudopilin GspG, with translation MKFEEATAVGRKVRASAIQRRRRGQAGFTLVEMLVVITIIGMIMALVGPRVLGYLGESKAKAAKIQIESFSSALDLYYLDLGRYPNSNEGLAALARSNNTPGWNGPYLRGGVVPNDPWGHSYVYRSPGERAPYEIISLGSDGQEGGSGTATDIASGAR, from the coding sequence ATGAAATTCGAGGAGGCGACTGCGGTGGGTCGAAAGGTTCGAGCTTCGGCAATACAGCGGCGGCGCCGCGGACAGGCCGGCTTCACGCTGGTCGAGATGCTCGTGGTGATTACCATCATCGGGATGATCATGGCGCTGGTGGGACCGCGCGTGCTCGGCTATCTCGGCGAGTCCAAGGCGAAGGCCGCGAAAATCCAGATCGAGAGTTTTTCCAGCGCGCTTGATCTTTACTACCTCGATCTCGGCCGCTATCCCAACTCCAATGAAGGCCTCGCGGCATTGGCCCGCAGCAACAATACGCCCGGCTGGAACGGGCCGTATCTGCGCGGCGGCGTGGTGCCCAACGATCCCTGGGGACACAGCTACGTCTATCGCTCGCCGGGCGAGCGCGCGCCCTACGAAATCATCTCGCTCGGCTCCGACGGTCAGGAAGGCGGCAGTGGAACGGCCACCGATATTGCCAGTGGCGCGCGCTGA
- a CDS encoding prepilin-type N-terminal cleavage/methylation domain-containing protein → MSRRNCSDIAGFTLIEALVALAIVAAVLSPIAAVIATSVKGTRSIDQRLALTGAAEMLLAELPARNLLKAGQQSGELAGHRWRIDVSPANTSAANDDAPQNTRFVPLAVTMRLQAPNGPAIQLTTVRLVPRTAE, encoded by the coding sequence TTGTCCCGAAGAAACTGCTCTGACATCGCCGGGTTCACCCTGATCGAAGCGCTGGTGGCGCTGGCGATCGTCGCCGCCGTGTTGTCGCCGATCGCTGCCGTCATCGCGACCAGCGTGAAGGGCACGCGCTCGATCGACCAGCGCCTTGCCCTGACCGGAGCCGCCGAGATGCTGCTTGCCGAATTGCCGGCGCGCAATCTGCTGAAGGCGGGCCAGCAGTCCGGCGAACTCGCCGGCCATCGCTGGCGGATCGACGTCTCGCCGGCGAATACATCTGCAGCGAACGACGACGCCCCGCAAAATACCCGCTTCGTGCCGCTTGCCGTCACCATGCGGCTGCAGGCGCCGAATGGCCCGGCCATCCAGCTCACCACCGTCCGGCTGGTGCCAAGGACTGCCGAATGA
- a CDS encoding PulJ/GspJ family protein translates to MSAKPRCALASEAGFTLIEVLVATLLMTMILAALATVTAQWMPNWNRGMVRVQRAERLALGLDRIVADLAVAEMVPINGNAKVPLFEGSELAVTFVRTAVGPNMRPGLEIVRLVEKADSQGLALVRERAPFVPMAGDAQIRFADQVVLVRSPFRVTFSFAGPDQVWQPEWRGQMQLPEKIRIAVRDGATGQMLRMSSAIMVHADAWAECARAKNATACLTARLKPAAAQKKEEQL, encoded by the coding sequence ATGAGCGCGAAGCCGCGATGTGCGCTGGCCAGCGAGGCCGGCTTCACGCTGATCGAAGTATTGGTGGCAACGCTGCTGATGACGATGATCCTCGCCGCGCTCGCCACCGTGACGGCGCAGTGGATGCCGAACTGGAACCGCGGGATGGTGCGGGTGCAGCGCGCCGAGCGGCTGGCGCTCGGCCTCGACCGCATCGTCGCCGACCTCGCGGTCGCCGAGATGGTCCCGATCAATGGCAATGCCAAGGTGCCGCTGTTCGAGGGGTCCGAACTGGCCGTCACCTTCGTGCGGACCGCGGTCGGTCCCAACATGCGTCCCGGCCTCGAAATCGTCAGGCTGGTAGAGAAGGCCGACAGCCAGGGTCTCGCGCTGGTGCGTGAGCGGGCGCCGTTCGTGCCGATGGCGGGGGACGCGCAGATCCGTTTTGCCGACCAGGTGGTATTGGTCCGCTCGCCGTTTCGCGTGACGTTTTCCTTTGCGGGACCGGATCAGGTCTGGCAGCCGGAGTGGCGCGGCCAGATGCAGCTGCCGGAAAAAATCCGTATCGCCGTCCGTGACGGTGCGACAGGCCAGATGCTTCGCATGTCCAGCGCGATCATGGTTCACGCCGACGCCTGGGCCGAATGCGCGCGGGCCAAAAATGCGACCGCCTGCCTGACCGCGCGGCTGAAACCGGCCGCCGCCCAGAAAAAGGAGGAGCAGCTCTAG
- the gspM gene encoding type II secretion system protein GspM codes for MNSADTIVRTLTRSPLIAVVLYFAVFGGLLATVSFSISDILDHRQALTQTADLLDQLRGRKPRGGDAAALAAEHRGTPFLEGPTVTVAGATLLQRVAAAVGKVGGTIQSSQVDVLGTQARDGLVGLVVSCEMEQPALQKLLYDLEAGMPFLFVEQLDVQVPQTTALNESGSGRVRVVLGVSGQWQGNK; via the coding sequence ATGAACTCGGCAGATACCATCGTCCGCACCTTGACGCGCTCGCCGCTGATCGCCGTCGTGCTGTATTTCGCCGTGTTCGGCGGCTTGCTGGCCACGGTGAGCTTCTCGATCTCCGATATCCTCGATCACAGGCAGGCGTTGACGCAAACCGCCGACTTGCTCGACCAGTTGCGGGGCCGCAAGCCGCGCGGCGGCGATGCGGCAGCACTCGCGGCCGAGCATCGGGGCACGCCGTTCCTGGAGGGGCCGACGGTGACCGTCGCCGGCGCCACGCTGCTGCAGCGGGTCGCCGCCGCCGTCGGCAAAGTCGGCGGCACCATCCAGTCGTCGCAGGTCGATGTGCTCGGCACCCAGGCGAGGGACGGCCTCGTAGGCCTCGTCGTCAGTTGCGAGATGGAACAGCCCGCCTTGCAGAAGCTGCTCTACGATCTCGAGGCCGGCATGCCTTTCCTGTTCGTCGAACAGCTCGACGTGCAGGTGCCGCAGACCACGGCCTTGAATGAAAGTGGCTCAGGCCGGGTCAGGGTCGTGCTCGGCGTTTCCGGGCAATGGCAGGGGAATAAATAG
- the rfbB gene encoding dTDP-glucose 4,6-dehydratase, with protein MHSVLITGGAGFIGQNLVHAWRTARPDDRLTVIDAMTYAANVRSLELLIADRSIHFVRGDIRDAELIRRLFDEHRFTRVAHLAAESHVDRSIVDPEAFLQTNVLGTFTLLHAALDAWRASGVIDRARFLHVSTDEVYGSLEPNYSAFSESSPYRPNSPYAASKAAGDHLVRSYVSTYGMPALITNCSNNYGPYQHPEKLIPLMIIHALKGKPLPIYGDGSNVRDWLHVSDHCEALISVIEQGRIGETYNIGGGNERNNREVVRLICDTIDRAFAADRALAARFPSCPAASGTSCRTLISHVTDRPGHDHRYAIDATKLKTEIGNQCSVGFETGLLQTVRWYLDREDWWRDVISGAYQVWIDKNYGFRIEI; from the coding sequence ATGCACAGCGTTCTGATCACCGGCGGAGCGGGTTTCATCGGCCAGAACCTGGTGCATGCCTGGCGCACCGCGCGTCCGGACGACCGGTTGACCGTCATCGATGCGATGACCTACGCAGCCAACGTCCGAAGCCTGGAGCTGCTGATCGCCGATCGCAGCATCCACTTTGTCAGGGGCGATATCCGGGATGCGGAGCTGATACGACGCCTGTTCGACGAGCATAGATTCACCCGGGTCGCCCACCTCGCCGCCGAATCGCACGTCGACCGGTCCATCGTCGATCCCGAGGCCTTCCTGCAGACCAATGTGCTCGGCACCTTCACTCTGCTCCATGCGGCGCTGGACGCATGGCGCGCGTCGGGCGTGATCGATCGCGCGCGCTTTCTTCACGTGTCGACCGACGAGGTCTATGGCTCGCTTGAGCCGAACTATTCCGCCTTTTCGGAATCCTCGCCGTACCGTCCCAACTCGCCCTATGCCGCAAGCAAGGCGGCGGGCGACCATCTGGTGCGCTCATACGTTTCGACGTATGGGATGCCGGCGCTGATAACCAATTGCTCGAACAATTATGGTCCTTACCAGCATCCCGAAAAGCTGATCCCGCTGATGATCATTCACGCACTGAAGGGCAAGCCGCTGCCGATTTATGGCGACGGCTCCAACGTCCGCGACTGGCTGCATGTATCCGATCATTGCGAGGCGCTGATCAGCGTGATCGAGCAGGGCCGCATCGGGGAAACCTACAATATCGGCGGGGGCAACGAACGCAACAACCGCGAAGTGGTCAGACTGATTTGCGACACGATCGACCGGGCCTTTGCAGCCGATAGGGCCCTCGCGGCGCGTTTTCCATCCTGTCCGGCGGCGTCAGGGACGAGCTGCCGTACGCTGATTTCCCACGTGACCGACAGGCCGGGCCACGATCACCGTTATGCGATCGACGCCACGAAGCTCAAAACCGAAATCGGCAACCAATGCAGCGTCGGCTTCGAAACCGGACTGCTTCAGACCGTTCGCTGGTACCTCGACCGGGAGGATTGGTGGCGCGACGTGATCAGCGGCGCCTATCAGGTTTGGATCGACAAGAATTACGGCTTTCGGATCGAGATATAG
- a CDS encoding FkbM family methyltransferase: MNDMASRLTFIDNAHFLIRCLRYRFRTEKLQIKTMMGLLLKGATVLDIGANHGIYCFWMMRVVGPSGDVIAFEPQPEMCDGIERQKLRFNWSNLRVINVALSDLEGQKSLSRQRIGDGSATLEATRRRNTDATLKVQATKLDTIADETFSKLKFIKCDVEGHERNVFLGGEQTIRRYRPVVQFESTVTDPKTQDIFQFFRGLGYSGVLLLGNTYLHYSNPDNVPHYKFGMVGHRDFLFFPPESIGTTIPTNLSRQFPQSALDF, encoded by the coding sequence ATGAATGATATGGCCTCGCGATTGACTTTTATCGACAATGCGCATTTTTTAATTCGGTGCCTACGTTATCGTTTTCGGACCGAAAAGCTGCAAATCAAGACGATGATGGGGCTCCTTCTGAAGGGCGCGACGGTGCTGGATATCGGGGCAAACCACGGAATCTATTGTTTCTGGATGATGCGGGTGGTTGGACCTTCGGGCGACGTCATCGCGTTCGAACCGCAACCCGAGATGTGCGACGGCATTGAACGTCAGAAACTTCGATTTAATTGGTCGAATCTTCGAGTGATCAACGTCGCCTTATCGGATTTGGAGGGGCAAAAGAGTCTATCGCGACAAAGGATCGGCGACGGAAGCGCGACCCTCGAAGCGACGCGTCGTCGTAACACGGATGCGACGCTCAAGGTCCAGGCAACCAAATTGGACACGATTGCCGACGAAACATTCTCGAAATTGAAATTCATTAAATGCGATGTGGAAGGGCACGAACGTAACGTGTTTTTGGGTGGCGAACAGACGATCCGACGCTATCGACCGGTAGTACAATTCGAGAGTACGGTTACAGACCCAAAAACACAGGATATCTTTCAATTTTTCCGCGGTCTCGGATACTCAGGGGTGCTTTTATTAGGAAACACGTACCTTCATTATTCCAATCCTGACAACGTTCCTCACTACAAGTTTGGGATGGTAGGCCATCGTGATTTTCTATTTTTTCCGCCGGAATCGATCGGGACGACGATCCCGACCAATCTGTCGCGACAATTTCCGCAGAGCGCTCTCGATTTTTAG
- a CDS encoding general secretion pathway protein GspK codes for MEPDFVFSGKRQNTRGFIVVVVLWILAALSALVLIYLTYVTNTAIVVTGSADRVQAEALESAGVELAVYQLTSVNEATRPTSGTFNAKVGAGRVTVTFRSEGARIDLNAAPKGLLAGFIAGLGAAPSDAAGYADRILAWRAPTELGDDDPENSFYRTSGAAYLPRHAPFPAAEELWLVKGIPPAIVERMLPFVTVFSNLASVNILDAAPQVVAALPGMTPEKLQDVLSQRADPAQDRQSLLGIAGSEGATLAGSKAYRITVGVEAGNGRRSAAEAVILLLETGAEPYRVLSWRNASDGSAAPQRAFPG; via the coding sequence ATGGAGCCTGATTTCGTATTCAGCGGCAAACGGCAGAACACGCGGGGCTTCATCGTCGTCGTCGTGCTCTGGATCCTTGCGGCGCTGTCGGCGCTGGTGCTGATCTATCTGACCTATGTCACCAACACCGCCATCGTGGTGACCGGGAGCGCCGACCGGGTCCAGGCCGAGGCGTTGGAAAGCGCCGGCGTCGAACTCGCGGTCTATCAGCTGACTTCCGTCAACGAGGCCACACGTCCGACCAGCGGAACTTTCAATGCCAAAGTGGGTGCGGGCAGGGTGACCGTGACGTTCCGCTCCGAAGGCGCGCGCATCGATCTCAATGCCGCGCCAAAAGGCCTGCTCGCCGGCTTCATCGCCGGATTGGGCGCAGCACCCTCCGACGCGGCCGGCTATGCCGACCGCATCCTGGCATGGCGCGCGCCCACGGAATTGGGCGACGACGATCCTGAAAATTCCTTCTACCGCACCTCGGGCGCCGCCTATCTGCCGCGGCACGCGCCGTTTCCGGCCGCCGAAGAGCTGTGGCTGGTGAAAGGAATTCCGCCAGCGATCGTCGAGCGCATGCTGCCGTTCGTCACGGTGTTCAGCAATCTTGCGTCGGTCAATATTCTCGACGCAGCACCCCAGGTGGTGGCCGCGCTGCCAGGCATGACGCCGGAGAAGTTGCAGGACGTACTCTCGCAGCGGGCCGATCCGGCGCAGGACCGGCAATCGCTGCTCGGGATCGCCGGCAGCGAGGGGGCGACGCTGGCCGGTTCCAAAGCCTACCGGATCACGGTCGGCGTGGAGGCCGGCAACGGACGGCGCAGCGCGGCGGAAGCCGTGATCCTGCTTCTCGAAACCGGCGCCGAGCCTTATCGTGTATTGTCGTGGCGCAACGCCTCCGACGGCAGCGCCGCGCCGCAAAGGGCCTTTCCGGGATGA
- a CDS encoding BrnT family toxin, which translates to MKIVWDEPERLANPAKHGLDFADLNEAFFDDALVLPSYRRRWAGIGKSIRGVIVVVFVSLGQEAISVISMRPASRNERKLYAEHQEH; encoded by the coding sequence GTGAAGATCGTTTGGGATGAACCAGAACGCCTCGCCAACCCTGCGAAGCACGGGTTGGACTTCGCCGATCTCAATGAGGCATTTTTCGACGATGCGCTGGTTTTGCCTTCGTATCGTAGACGTTGGGCTGGCATCGGCAAAAGCATTCGCGGCGTAATCGTCGTCGTGTTCGTTTCCTTGGGTCAGGAGGCTATCAGCGTCATCAGCATGCGCCCAGCCAGCAGGAACGAGAGGAAGCTATATGCGGAACATCAAGAACACTAA
- a CDS encoding type II secretion system F family protein translates to MPNYRYRALNGNGELVSGAIAASAPGDVAQRIERLGLVLVDNVTLEGGAGSTRSLFSIFNQPKAEDVTIFTRDLALLLRAGARINDGLELLAADGDFGRLRPVVVDIRSHVIAGESFAEALSRHEGLFPPMYVALIRVGEASGSLDQVLEVLADERRRTEALKQRLGDAIRYPLFVLSAAGGVLLFFVTFVLPQFASVLTDFGAKVDPIVLTFLNLSSFLRNNSDLLLVGLAIAIAGGWLLLRQQRIRRGIVNAITQLPAIREVMMFYRTSLFCRNLGLLLGSGVNLTTTLRILVDMMSSTGPSVVWTDAADRVRHGAKLSDALSDTKALPSMAVRMLRLGDETGQLPMLASRVAEFYEAKLQRTLDRVVGIAGPAAIITISIVVGGLIVSVMTALLSVSQIVG, encoded by the coding sequence ATGCCGAATTACCGCTATCGCGCTCTCAACGGCAATGGCGAACTGGTTTCCGGTGCGATCGCGGCATCCGCGCCGGGCGATGTCGCGCAGCGAATCGAGCGTCTTGGCCTGGTGCTGGTCGACAACGTCACGCTCGAGGGGGGCGCCGGCTCGACCCGCAGCCTTTTCAGCATCTTCAACCAGCCAAAGGCCGAGGACGTCACGATCTTCACCCGCGATCTCGCGCTGTTGCTGCGCGCCGGCGCGCGGATCAATGACGGCCTCGAGTTGCTCGCCGCCGACGGCGATTTCGGCAGGCTGCGGCCAGTGGTCGTCGATATCCGCTCGCACGTCATTGCCGGCGAGAGCTTCGCGGAAGCGCTGTCGCGGCACGAGGGATTGTTTCCGCCGATGTATGTGGCGCTGATCCGGGTCGGCGAGGCGTCGGGATCGCTCGACCAGGTGCTCGAGGTGCTCGCCGACGAACGCCGCCGCACCGAGGCGCTCAAGCAAAGGCTCGGCGACGCCATCCGCTATCCGCTGTTCGTGCTCAGCGCGGCAGGCGGCGTCCTGCTGTTCTTTGTCACGTTCGTCCTGCCGCAATTCGCCAGCGTGCTGACGGATTTCGGCGCCAAGGTCGATCCGATCGTTCTCACCTTTCTGAACCTTTCGAGCTTCCTGCGGAACAATTCCGATCTGCTGCTGGTGGGCCTCGCGATCGCCATCGCCGGGGGCTGGCTGCTGCTGCGACAGCAGCGGATCCGCCGCGGCATCGTCAACGCGATTACACAATTACCGGCAATCCGGGAGGTGATGATGTTCTATCGGACATCGCTATTTTGCCGGAATCTCGGACTCCTGCTCGGAAGCGGCGTCAATCTCACGACCACGCTGCGGATTCTCGTCGACATGATGTCGTCAACGGGTCCATCCGTGGTATGGACCGACGCCGCCGATCGTGTTCGCCATGGCGCAAAACTGTCGGATGCGCTATCCGATACCAAGGCGTTGCCGTCGATGGCGGTGCGGATGCTGCGGCTTGGCGACGAAACCGGGCAATTGCCGATGCTGGCGAGCCGGGTCGCCGAGTTCTACGAGGCAAAGCTGCAACGCACGCTCGATCGCGTGGTCGGCATTGCCGGACCTGCGGCGATCATCACGATCAGCATCGTCGTCGGCGGTTTGATCGTGTCTGTCATGACGGCGTTGCTTTCCGTCAGTCAGATTGTCGGCTAG
- a CDS encoding GspE/PulE family protein, with protein MRDLSAETFRQHLLEKYSLPPKARARVANPANSTLARPLRELWEATDLSAAEFADEVADYWGVIRLNLPQLLASTPCLDGFSRRFLRESTIFPVRTPNGGYRLAVADPSDTAAIRAAEIVFGAPVEVAVASFEDITTVLDQRAEADGAEADESARGSSQQSDDDIESLRDLASGAPVVRAFNDLLERAVELRASDIHIEPFRTGLVVRMRVDGLLRAMPVPAGIPPQALISRVKILAGLNIAERRLPQDGAARVRVSRSELDVRVATMPRQAGESAVIRLLPRDRGLLEMGKLGLAARDEAIMTRLLALPHGMIVVTGPTGSGKTTTLATMLSILNEPTRNILTIEDPVEYEIPGVNQSQVKPSIGLTFASAMRAFVRQDPDVIMVGEVRDAETAHIAIHAALTGHLVLTTLHTETAAAAVPRLIDLGIESFLLKSTLRAVVAQRLVRVLCDRCKVPHRLTEADIDRDPRFAVIGFKAGEMIHEAGGCERCGGTGYRGRNGVFEILEMSEEVRKLIGPQTDSHVVDSAAIAGGMTTMLADAIAKCRAGLTTVPEVFRVTTVR; from the coding sequence ATGCGAGACCTTTCGGCAGAGACCTTCCGGCAGCATCTACTCGAGAAATATTCATTGCCGCCGAAGGCGCGCGCGCGCGTCGCAAACCCGGCCAACTCCACGCTCGCCCGGCCGCTTCGGGAATTGTGGGAAGCCACCGATCTGTCGGCCGCGGAATTCGCCGACGAAGTCGCGGACTATTGGGGCGTCATCCGGCTGAACCTGCCGCAGCTGCTCGCATCGACGCCGTGCCTCGACGGATTTTCAAGACGCTTCCTGCGGGAGTCCACCATCTTCCCGGTGCGAACGCCGAACGGAGGCTATCGGCTCGCGGTCGCCGATCCTTCCGATACCGCGGCGATTCGCGCCGCCGAAATCGTGTTCGGTGCTCCGGTGGAGGTTGCGGTGGCCTCGTTCGAGGATATCACGACAGTGCTCGACCAGCGCGCCGAGGCGGACGGCGCTGAAGCGGATGAAAGCGCGAGAGGGTCTAGTCAGCAATCCGACGACGACATTGAGAGCCTGCGCGACCTCGCCAGCGGCGCGCCGGTGGTGCGTGCATTCAACGATCTGCTGGAGCGCGCGGTCGAGCTGCGCGCCAGCGATATCCACATCGAGCCGTTTCGTACCGGCCTCGTGGTGCGGATGCGCGTCGATGGCCTGCTGCGCGCGATGCCGGTGCCCGCGGGCATTCCGCCGCAGGCGCTGATCTCACGCGTGAAAATCCTTGCCGGTCTCAACATTGCCGAGCGGCGACTGCCGCAGGACGGTGCAGCGCGGGTGCGTGTCAGCCGTTCCGAGCTCGACGTCCGCGTCGCGACCATGCCGAGGCAGGCCGGCGAGAGCGCAGTGATCCGCCTGTTGCCGCGTGACCGCGGTCTGTTGGAGATGGGCAAGCTCGGACTTGCCGCCCGTGACGAAGCGATCATGACCCGTCTGCTGGCGCTGCCGCACGGCATGATCGTGGTGACGGGGCCAACCGGCAGCGGCAAGACCACGACGCTTGCGACCATGCTGTCGATCCTGAACGAGCCGACCCGCAATATCCTCACCATCGAGGACCCCGTCGAATACGAAATCCCCGGCGTCAACCAATCGCAGGTCAAGCCGTCGATCGGCCTCACCTTTGCATCCGCGATGCGCGCCTTCGTGCGCCAGGACCCCGACGTGATCATGGTCGGCGAAGTCCGCGACGCGGAGACCGCGCATATCGCCATCCATGCGGCGCTGACCGGTCATCTCGTGCTGACGACGCTGCATACCGAGACCGCGGCGGCCGCGGTGCCGCGGCTGATCGATCTCGGTATCGAAAGCTTTCTCCTGAAGTCGACACTCCGCGCGGTGGTGGCGCAGCGGCTGGTGCGGGTGCTGTGCGATCGCTGCAAGGTGCCGCACCGGCTCACGGAAGCCGACATCGACAGGGACCCGCGCTTCGCCGTGATCGGCTTCAAGGCCGGCGAGATGATTCACGAGGCCGGCGGCTGCGAGCGCTGCGGCGGCACCGGTTATCGCGGCCGCAACGGCGTGTTCGAGATCCTCGAAATGTCCGAGGAGGTCCGCAAGCTGATCGGACCTCAGACGGATTCGCACGTCGTCGATTCCGCGGCGATAGCGGGCGGCATGACCACGATGCTGGCCGACGCCATCGCGAAATGCCGAGCTGGGTTGACCACCGTGCCCGAGGTTTTCCGCGTCACGACGGTTCGGTGA